A region from the Salidesulfovibrio onnuriiensis genome encodes:
- the dgcA gene encoding N-acetyl-D-Glu racemase DgcA, producing MTQQITVEAFSRSWPVAGKFTISRGSRTEAVVVEVHVSHGGFTGRGECVPYARYNETVDEVIADILTAGKELEAPDREALQKLLPAGAARNGLDCALWDLEAKMRGTSAASLLAISGLGPVPTAYTLSLDTPEAMKDKAALNADRPVLKVKLGGEGDLERLRAVHEGAPRARLIIDANEAWSVQEYRDMVPRLSDLGVALIEQPFPAGDDSVLADLARPITVCADESCHDRTDLPRLKGLYDAINIKLDKAGGLTEGAALLHEAKAMGFQVMTGCMLSTSLSMAPAMLLAQQADFVDLDGPLLLADDHRPGIEYEGSLAYPPVAALWG from the coding sequence ATGACACAGCAAATCACCGTCGAAGCCTTTTCCCGCAGTTGGCCCGTGGCCGGAAAATTCACCATTTCGCGCGGGTCGCGCACCGAGGCCGTGGTGGTCGAAGTGCATGTTTCGCACGGCGGTTTTACCGGCCGGGGCGAATGCGTTCCCTATGCCCGCTACAACGAGACCGTGGACGAAGTCATAGCCGATATCCTCACGGCCGGGAAGGAGCTGGAAGCCCCCGACCGCGAGGCCCTGCAGAAGCTGCTGCCTGCCGGGGCCGCGCGCAACGGCCTGGATTGCGCCCTGTGGGATCTGGAGGCCAAGATGCGGGGCACGTCCGCCGCATCGCTTCTGGCCATTTCCGGGCTGGGGCCGGTGCCCACGGCTTATACCCTGAGCCTGGATACGCCCGAGGCCATGAAGGACAAGGCCGCCCTGAACGCGGACCGGCCCGTGCTCAAGGTCAAGCTGGGCGGCGAGGGCGATCTGGAGCGGCTCCGGGCCGTGCATGAAGGCGCGCCCCGGGCCCGGCTGATCATCGACGCCAACGAGGCCTGGAGCGTGCAGGAATATCGCGATATGGTGCCCCGGCTTTCCGACCTGGGCGTGGCGCTCATCGAGCAGCCGTTCCCGGCGGGCGACGATTCGGTGCTGGCCGACCTGGCGCGGCCCATCACGGTCTGCGCGGACGAGTCCTGCCACGACCGGACCGATCTGCCCCGGCTCAAGGGACTTTACGACGCCATCAACATCAAGCTGGACAAGGCCGGCGGGCTTACCGAAGGCGCGGCCCTGCTGCACGAGGCCAAGGCCATGGGATTCCAGGTCATGACCGGCTGCATGCTCAGCACGTCCCTGTCCATGGCCCCGGCCATGCTCCTGGCCCAGCAGGCCGATTTCGTGGACCTGGACGGTCCGCTGCTTCTGGCCGACGATCACAGGCCCGGCATAGAGTACGAGGGAAGTCTCGCGTATCCTCCCGTAGCAGCATTATGGGGGTAG